From Puniceicoccaceae bacterium, a single genomic window includes:
- a CDS encoding amidohydrolase family protein gives MRNPIHPFCITFVSMIALQLTARSLPESVEYIVENVNILSMRHEEVEPEKALAIQDGRIVAILDTLDANPIEANTRIDGGGRFLMPGLADMHVHVRWNPEQMFKLFLAHGVTTVANMRLADGEGSIDHLQLRASIATGELAGPRYLVSGHQLNADLPASIEAVEAVLDEHVSKGLDFVKIHGNLEPEVFDAILAGARERGLRVVGHAQHHLPLAKSLEMNALEHMEEFLYATLNPEENNVSNLDPLARYRANVDRLRDPSYRAVLTRTVAESGIYLDPTLIVYQNLSQWVSDEALEALAKDPCMAYLPHRVKQRWLSAESNPYQEEEFPLTADEIQQNLALLLQLTNQLHRQGVPLLLGTDSFGSMVPGHSLHAELALLVQAGLSPYEALRAGTVTVSEYLGESEFSGCIEEGYRADFILLDANPLIDIENAKTVSGVFTQGRWYSRSDIKSMLASVRQENASPCNSADMAWTEIPCMH, from the coding sequence ATGAGAAATCCCATCCATCCCTTCTGCATCACATTCGTGAGCATGATCGCCCTGCAACTTACCGCACGCAGCCTGCCCGAATCAGTGGAATACATCGTCGAGAACGTTAACATTCTATCCATGCGCCACGAGGAGGTGGAACCGGAAAAGGCGCTCGCAATCCAAGATGGGCGCATCGTCGCGATTCTCGACACCCTCGACGCAAATCCCATCGAAGCCAACACCCGAATCGATGGGGGCGGACGCTTCCTCATGCCCGGACTGGCCGACATGCATGTTCATGTACGGTGGAACCCGGAGCAGATGTTCAAACTGTTCCTCGCCCATGGAGTGACAACGGTTGCCAACATGAGACTGGCAGATGGGGAGGGAAGCATCGATCATCTGCAGCTTCGGGCAAGCATTGCGACCGGTGAGTTGGCGGGTCCCCGTTACCTGGTCAGCGGTCATCAGTTGAATGCGGACCTCCCTGCCAGCATCGAGGCTGTGGAAGCAGTGCTCGATGAGCATGTAAGCAAAGGATTGGACTTCGTGAAAATCCACGGGAACCTCGAGCCTGAGGTGTTTGATGCGATCCTTGCCGGGGCGCGCGAGCGCGGCTTGCGCGTAGTCGGACACGCACAACATCATCTGCCGCTGGCAAAAAGTCTGGAAATGAACGCCCTCGAGCACATGGAAGAATTCCTCTATGCAACGCTGAATCCCGAGGAGAATAACGTTTCAAACCTGGATCCACTGGCACGTTACCGCGCCAACGTGGACCGGCTACGCGACCCATCCTACCGTGCAGTGCTCACCCGCACGGTGGCCGAATCGGGCATTTATCTCGACCCAACCCTTATCGTTTACCAAAACCTCTCGCAATGGGTAAGTGACGAAGCACTTGAAGCACTGGCGAAGGATCCGTGCATGGCATACCTCCCGCACCGCGTGAAGCAACGCTGGCTGAGTGCGGAATCCAACCCCTATCAGGAAGAGGAATTTCCGCTGACGGCCGACGAGATCCAACAGAACCTTGCACTGCTGCTCCAGCTCACAAACCAACTTCATCGACAGGGAGTTCCCCTATTGCTCGGAACTGATTCCTTTGGTTCCATGGTACCAGGACACTCACTGCATGCAGAACTCGCACTGCTGGTGCAAGCAGGCCTGTCACCCTATGAGGCACTTCGGGCGGGAACGGTGACCGTATCCGAATATTTGGGAGAATCCGAGTTTTCCGGATGCATCGAGGAAGGTTATCGAGCAGACTTCATTCTGCTCGATGCCAACCCGTTGATTGACATAGAAAACGCGAAGACTGTCAGTGGCGTGTTCACGCAAGGTCGCTGGTATAGTCGCTCTGACATCAAATCGATGCTCGCATCCGTGCGGCAGGAAAACGCCTCACCCTGCAATTCTGCTGACATGGCCTGGACTGAAATTCCGTGCATGCATTAA
- a CDS encoding transposase yields MKRSIGMWDFFNPFTEIDIRTGGNLPHWEQGPIWYFVTFRLADALPRSVVDKIHHQREQWRQTHDLQNLSREERIAYHRLFSERYEELLHHGNGSCLLRHPDNASLVHHALQHFNERRYVLDEYVVMPNHVHVLVKPLPDHALANILHSWKSYTANQLNRCLGRTGKLWQHESYDHIVRNDAAMQAVRRYIRENPSK; encoded by the coding sequence TTGAAGCGTTCAATCGGGATGTGGGATTTTTTCAATCCCTTTACCGAGATCGACATCCGCACTGGTGGCAATCTCCCACACTGGGAACAGGGTCCGATTTGGTATTTTGTCACCTTTCGTCTGGCAGATGCACTACCCCGCAGTGTTGTGGACAAAATCCATCACCAACGTGAGCAGTGGCGGCAAACGCATGATTTGCAAAATCTATCACGGGAAGAACGCATCGCATACCATCGACTCTTCTCAGAACGCTACGAAGAACTCCTGCACCATGGTAACGGCTCCTGTCTGTTGCGACATCCGGACAATGCATCACTGGTCCATCACGCACTTCAGCATTTTAATGAGCGACGGTATGTTCTGGACGAATACGTGGTGATGCCTAATCACGTGCATGTTCTAGTGAAACCGTTGCCCGATCATGCTCTAGCGAACATTCTGCATTCCTGGAAATCCTACACTGCCAATCAGCTAAACCGTTGTCTTGGACGAACTGGAAAGCTCTGGCAGCATGAATCCTACGACCACATCGTTCGAAATGATGCAGCCATGCAAGCCGTCCGCCGCTATATTCGCGAAAACCCATCAAAATAG
- a CDS encoding GIY-YIG nuclease family protein, producing MSYVYRLQSIKCPQKHYIGFTSDLRQRLLYHNYGKVPATASCRPWKIVFYAAFNSEDKAFRFERYLKSGSGIAFAKKRLW from the coding sequence ATGTCCTACGTCTATCGATTGCAAAGCATCAAATGCCCGCAAAAACACTACATTGGATTCACCTCTGATCTGCGACAAAGGCTTCTCTACCACAACTACGGTAAAGTGCCCGCCACAGCTTCATGCAGACCGTGGAAAATCGTGTTCTATGCCGCATTCAATTCCGAAGATAAAGCCTTTCGCTTTGAACGCTATCTCAAGAGCGGATCCGGCATTGCATTTGCAAAAAAACGACTCTGGTAG